The following are encoded together in the Arenicella xantha genome:
- a CDS encoding ABC transporter permease yields MNQLVQIAILMKRLGRRTLAQRANYLLSLSIVVCSGVAASLGFFANSVQTALDNDIANYLGAPLVVRSDHALPLHVFRQKGLEPVVVTSSFTTGAIGKSSTSNNVSKFGSAKHSAYQSVSLKGVSNNYPLQGDLIIRTANGSSSLRVSALKTDSVWLDPRAMTELNAHLGELIQVGAAWLTVAGVIEHEPDRLTQFQHALPRAMVNLETLANTKVSVDNDRGKYRVLVAGKADALSQLESQLVAEFGDQFEILKPNKGQHPFSRISVRAERMLSVVLVLILLMCGGAAATLAGYTVQGYAMPATVLRCMGVSRRAVAWALCLQLLALALVMGLVGCLLGWLVQPLLISVMEPHMTLMVAQFNWKGLFGPVGMGLVTVIAFVVPKFQSLGSMPVTRVLRGDIEQPKRFYSTTLFAASIVLGMLWYSSDNLQLTMMLAGAVIVLIALSIGFGWGLSKLCGQAHRLLSGPLKVAVRSIARSPGRHMTALVSVSIVMMAILMTVTLRGSFLDMLQVQMLETDGNYIFTGLPTEHGDEFRELIESREAMLKGMYPTVSAKLVSINGEAIESALNKESDTREETRSKVRLSWSESLPDNNSLLSGVWPEPDSNEVSVEHEVMTDLGLKVGDQLGFQIGDAFLSSTITSQREYRGGGSRMMFWFMFSRQALEPFEQRYMGGLLLKQQAHEFLSELSQRFPQVRITDLERQIAGIRSMMKALTRLMNTTLCLLLAGAVMLILATSFVSASHRQTQSSLMRALGLRRAQCYVMNTCEQLMIGLVACLVGALGVQLIAGMMFDQLFALPYELEWGLAFSLAALICSAFVGLGWLFAFRQLQQAVKLS; encoded by the coding sequence ATGAATCAGCTTGTGCAGATAGCCATATTGATGAAGCGTTTAGGGCGTCGCACGCTTGCGCAGCGTGCCAATTACTTATTGAGCCTGAGTATTGTGGTGTGTTCCGGCGTAGCCGCCAGCCTTGGATTTTTTGCAAACAGTGTTCAGACTGCATTGGACAACGATATTGCGAATTATCTTGGTGCGCCGTTGGTGGTGCGCTCCGATCACGCTCTGCCGTTGCATGTGTTTAGGCAAAAGGGGCTTGAGCCGGTGGTGGTTACTAGTAGCTTTACTACCGGCGCGATTGGCAAAAGCTCGACATCAAATAACGTCTCTAAATTCGGATCGGCTAAACACAGCGCCTACCAAAGTGTCTCTTTGAAGGGGGTGTCGAATAATTATCCATTACAAGGCGATTTGATCATTCGAACCGCAAATGGTTCATCTAGTTTGCGTGTTTCTGCCCTCAAAACCGACTCAGTATGGCTCGACCCGCGTGCAATGACTGAGCTCAATGCGCACTTAGGCGAGCTTATTCAAGTTGGCGCAGCATGGTTGACGGTTGCCGGAGTGATCGAGCATGAACCTGATCGTTTAACTCAGTTTCAGCACGCACTGCCGCGAGCCATGGTTAATCTAGAGACATTGGCGAATACTAAGGTTAGTGTTGATAATGACCGAGGCAAATACCGCGTGTTGGTGGCGGGAAAGGCGGACGCACTATCGCAACTTGAGTCGCAGTTAGTAGCGGAGTTTGGTGATCAGTTTGAGATTCTAAAGCCGAATAAAGGACAACATCCGTTTTCACGCATCAGTGTTCGTGCAGAACGCATGCTCAGCGTGGTTCTGGTCTTAATCTTGTTAATGTGTGGCGGTGCTGCGGCAACGCTCGCGGGATATACGGTTCAGGGGTATGCCATGCCCGCAACGGTTTTACGCTGTATGGGTGTGAGTCGGCGAGCGGTTGCGTGGGCCCTGTGTTTGCAATTGCTGGCACTGGCATTGGTTATGGGTTTAGTCGGTTGTTTGCTTGGCTGGTTGGTGCAGCCGTTGCTTATCAGTGTTATGGAGCCGCATATGACCTTGATGGTGGCGCAATTTAATTGGAAGGGTTTGTTTGGCCCTGTTGGTATGGGCTTGGTTACGGTGATTGCGTTTGTCGTACCAAAGTTTCAAAGCCTTGGCTCCATGCCGGTGACCAGGGTGTTGCGCGGTGATATTGAGCAACCTAAGCGTTTTTATTCAACCACATTATTTGCCGCGAGCATTGTGCTTGGTATGTTGTGGTACAGCAGTGACAATCTACAGCTAACCATGATGTTGGCCGGTGCGGTGATCGTTTTAATTGCTCTATCAATTGGGTTTGGCTGGGGGCTAAGTAAATTATGTGGGCAGGCACATCGACTGTTGAGTGGCCCATTGAAAGTAGCGGTGCGTTCAATTGCACGCTCGCCGGGACGACATATGACGGCCTTGGTGAGTGTGTCTATTGTAATGATGGCAATTTTGATGACGGTCACTCTGCGTGGTAGTTTTCTGGATATGTTACAAGTTCAGATGCTCGAGACCGACGGCAACTATATTTTTACTGGTTTGCCGACTGAGCACGGTGACGAATTTAGAGAACTCATTGAGTCTCGCGAGGCCATGTTAAAAGGCATGTATCCAACGGTGTCGGCTAAGCTCGTTAGTATTAACGGCGAGGCCATTGAAAGTGCCTTGAATAAGGAAAGTGATACACGTGAGGAAACGCGATCTAAAGTGCGTCTGTCATGGTCTGAAAGTTTGCCTGACAATAATAGCTTGTTAAGCGGTGTTTGGCCTGAGCCGGATAGCAATGAGGTTTCGGTAGAGCATGAAGTCATGACTGATTTGGGCTTGAAAGTTGGCGATCAGCTAGGTTTTCAAATAGGCGATGCTTTTCTCAGCTCGACAATTACCAGTCAGCGCGAGTATCGAGGCGGAGGCTCGCGTATGATGTTTTGGTTTATGTTCTCGCGCCAAGCTCTCGAGCCGTTTGAGCAGCGTTATATGGGTGGGTTACTGCTTAAGCAGCAAGCGCATGAGTTTCTCAGCGAGTTAAGTCAACGTTTTCCACAAGTTCGTATTACCGATCTCGAGCGTCAAATAGCCGGTATCCGCAGCATGATGAAGGCGCTAACCAGGTTGATGAATACGACCTTGTGTTTGTTATTGGCTGGCGCAGTGATGTTAATTTTGGCAACCTCTTTTGTTAGTGCGTCACACCGCCAAACTCAAAGCAGCTTGATGCGTGCGCTCGGGTTGCGACGGGCTCAGTGCTATGTCATGAACACCTGCGAACAATTGATGATTGGCTTGGTTGCGTGTCTGGTCGGAGCATTGGGTGTTCAGCTGATAGCTGGCATGATGTTTGATCAGCTGTTTGCCTTGCCATATGAGCTAGAGTGGGGGCTTGCTTTTAGTCTGGCCGCGCTGATATGCAGTGCATTTGTCGGTCTAGGTTGGCTATTTGCCTTTCGCCAATTACAACAAGCTGTCAAACTGTCATAG
- a CDS encoding response regulator transcription factor: MRILIVEDNPDIAGSVGDYLEMQGHVVDFAYDGVVGLRLASEHIFDAVILDINLPRMDGFEVCRQLREELQLDTPVLMLTARDSLADKVAGFQQGAWDYLVKPFELKELAMRLDALKLRRAPNHSRVLAVGDLTLNLDTWQAVRAGQSLKLHRASVRILEMLMRASPNVVTRQDIEFLLWGDESPGSDPLRSHMYELRRELDKPFEFNMLTTMRGIGFALSAEESEYGD; the protein is encoded by the coding sequence ATGAGAATTCTGATTGTTGAAGACAATCCTGATATCGCCGGCAGTGTCGGCGATTATCTGGAAATGCAAGGTCATGTTGTCGATTTTGCCTACGATGGTGTAGTCGGACTGCGGTTAGCGTCGGAACATATTTTTGACGCTGTCATCTTAGATATTAATTTGCCGCGCATGGATGGTTTTGAAGTATGCCGACAATTACGCGAGGAATTACAGCTCGATACACCTGTGTTAATGCTAACCGCGCGGGATTCGCTGGCCGACAAAGTCGCAGGATTCCAGCAAGGAGCCTGGGACTATCTGGTCAAGCCATTTGAACTAAAGGAATTGGCCATGCGGCTTGATGCGCTTAAGCTTAGGCGCGCGCCAAATCATAGCCGAGTGTTGGCGGTCGGCGACCTAACTCTTAACTTAGATACTTGGCAAGCAGTGCGCGCGGGCCAGTCTTTGAAGTTACACCGTGCCAGTGTGCGTATTCTTGAAATGTTAATGCGGGCCTCACCTAACGTTGTTACCCGTCAAGATATAGAATTCTTGTTATGGGGCGACGAATCACCGGGTAGCGATCCTCTGCGTTCGCATATGTACGAACTGCGGCGAGAGCTGGATAAACCGTTTGAATTTAATATGTTAACAACGATGCGTGGAATTGGTTTTGCGTTAAGTGCCGAGGAGAGTGAGTATGGCGATTAG
- a CDS encoding sensor histidine kinase, translating to MAISIRARIRNTLIGLAIVLCLLFSGLIFLLVYVIEDQVFVNQLKTEQAAFERVIASGNAVLIEAWQPTHTHMRRIDAVDLRSSALSEDKLRRVLAKPGVHEYFDNAQAMFIAHWVRPDTGVPYYLLYDVRELLAVRGSKTTLFALIAGVTVLIMLLAGLVASRLTKSALAPVSRLTGALQNDDLDGVVIQLANEFSQDEIGVLTQELALALESVRKAAQREYEFNRGVSHELRSPIQVARSAAELLQIHADETAPQIDKAVSRLCRSVDEMNEIAEAFLWLASERIVEQSEMCPASALSATLTTLQATFPDQEIVFEVSTLPTFTYPMPRAVLSLVLRSLVRNAMIHGDQAVIAVEINIQGVLVNNAVKSSTLPNRGFGLGLTIVQRICERFECALNTHQTDDGHYQAAIVFAGNNNHSINDLALAN from the coding sequence ATGGCGATTAGTATTCGCGCGCGGATTCGCAATACCTTGATCGGTCTCGCAATTGTGTTGTGCTTGCTGTTCAGCGGCCTGATCTTTTTGTTAGTCTACGTTATTGAAGATCAAGTCTTTGTTAATCAGTTGAAAACTGAACAGGCGGCATTCGAGCGAGTTATTGCCAGCGGGAATGCCGTGTTGATTGAAGCTTGGCAACCAACCCATACCCATATGCGTCGTATTGACGCGGTTGACCTGCGTTCATCAGCGCTGTCAGAAGATAAACTCAGGCGCGTGTTAGCTAAGCCGGGTGTGCATGAGTATTTCGATAACGCACAAGCTATGTTTATTGCACATTGGGTGCGGCCGGATACCGGTGTTCCATATTACCTATTGTATGACGTTAGGGAATTGTTGGCGGTGCGCGGTAGCAAAACTACTTTGTTTGCATTGATTGCGGGCGTGACAGTATTGATTATGCTGCTTGCTGGATTGGTGGCTAGTCGTTTAACGAAATCAGCTTTAGCGCCAGTGTCGCGGTTAACTGGCGCACTGCAAAACGACGATCTTGATGGCGTGGTGATTCAGCTAGCAAACGAGTTTTCTCAGGATGAAATTGGTGTTCTAACGCAAGAGCTCGCGTTGGCATTAGAGAGCGTTCGCAAAGCCGCTCAACGAGAGTATGAGTTCAATCGCGGCGTGAGCCATGAGCTCCGATCGCCGATTCAGGTCGCACGATCCGCCGCCGAACTGCTCCAAATTCATGCCGATGAGACCGCCCCTCAAATCGATAAAGCCGTATCCCGATTATGTCGATCAGTGGATGAGATGAACGAGATAGCGGAAGCATTTTTATGGTTAGCCAGTGAACGAATCGTGGAGCAAAGCGAGATGTGTCCAGCCTCGGCGTTATCCGCCACGTTGACCACACTCCAAGCAACTTTCCCTGATCAAGAAATCGTATTTGAGGTTTCAACCTTGCCAACCTTTACGTACCCAATGCCGCGCGCTGTACTGTCGCTGGTACTTAGAAGTCTGGTCCGCAATGCTATGATTCATGGAGACCAAGCCGTCATTGCGGTCGAAATTAATATTCAGGGAGTTTTGGTTAATAATGCGGTCAAGTCATCAACCTTGCCGAATCGAGGCTTTGGCTTGGGTTTGACGATTGTGCAGCGGATTTGTGAACGATTTGAGTGTGCACTGAACACACACCAGACAGATGATGGACATTATCAGGCAGCGATTGTTTTTGCGGGGAACAACAATCATTCGATTAATGACCTTGCTCTCGCTAACTAA
- a CDS encoding DUF1887 family protein produces MAIFRCNECGHVREVGNNYLGNPVKCPKCKRVAHVHDTTTFVKAIVGKLLVQKKELEELRSNQDTPLAKTHVDLSEDLIFDGVDVNNTNVLAQESNLSVIANWFDQRQIEAEFNPDAADTTGFFDEVALRLGDDFELLSGVTKQIKYIQNKGYANAKLDVSKHSQQDLAKVQAFCSELYDYSFVAKNFHNKKTKAIHLTLQTAPKIRDFFNGYWMEWYVLIKLMQFIDNNKIAAACTRSVNVKFKAGNANELDLFMLSADGVPLCIECKTGEFRHDIDKYLSLRKQLGIRQSQFVICVFGLSDEQAIGMTSMYDLTFVNERTLMGHVESVLKYSN; encoded by the coding sequence ATGGCAATTTTCCGATGCAACGAGTGCGGTCATGTACGAGAAGTAGGTAATAATTATTTGGGTAATCCAGTGAAGTGCCCCAAGTGTAAGCGGGTTGCTCACGTGCATGACACGACCACCTTTGTTAAAGCCATTGTTGGTAAGTTATTGGTACAAAAGAAGGAGTTAGAGGAGCTACGCTCAAACCAAGACACTCCTCTTGCCAAAACTCATGTGGACCTCTCGGAAGACCTGATCTTTGATGGTGTGGATGTTAATAATACTAATGTCTTGGCTCAGGAAAGTAATCTCTCGGTTATTGCCAATTGGTTTGATCAGCGTCAAATCGAGGCTGAGTTTAATCCCGATGCGGCTGATACAACGGGCTTTTTTGACGAAGTCGCTTTACGTCTTGGTGACGATTTCGAACTACTGTCGGGCGTCACTAAACAGATCAAATATATTCAAAACAAAGGCTATGCAAATGCGAAGCTGGACGTGTCTAAACATAGTCAGCAAGACTTAGCCAAGGTTCAAGCATTCTGTAGCGAGCTTTACGATTACTCTTTTGTTGCTAAAAATTTCCACAACAAGAAAACTAAGGCGATTCATTTAACGCTGCAAACTGCGCCGAAGATACGGGACTTTTTCAATGGTTATTGGATGGAGTGGTACGTGTTGATTAAGTTGATGCAGTTCATCGATAACAACAAGATTGCCGCCGCTTGTACGCGCTCGGTGAATGTGAAATTTAAAGCGGGCAATGCCAACGAGCTGGATTTGTTCATGCTCTCAGCAGATGGTGTGCCATTGTGTATTGAATGCAAAACGGGTGAGTTTCGCCACGATATCGATAAGTATTTGTCCTTACGCAAACAGTTAGGTATTCGACAAAGCCAGTTTGTGATTTGTGTGTTTGGGTTGAGTGATGAGCAAGCCATCGGCATGACCAGTATGTATGATCTCACTTTCGTTAATGAACGAACGCTGATGGGGCACGTTGAGTCGGTGCTCAAGTATAGTAATTAG
- a CDS encoding GMC family oxidoreductase, whose product MVINGHHLGTTRMSAQPEDGVVDNNLKVHATDNLYVAGSSVWASPGVSNPTLTIIALSIRLADHLAKAAENV is encoded by the coding sequence TTGGTTATTAACGGCCACCATTTAGGCACAACAAGAATGTCCGCCCAACCTGAAGACGGTGTGGTGGACAACAACCTTAAAGTTCACGCTACCGACAATCTCTATGTCGCCGGTTCTTCGGTTTGGGCGTCACCGGGCGTATCTAACCCGACACTAACGATTATTGCATTGTCGATTCGACTCGCCGATCACCTTGCGAAGGCTGCTGAAAACGTATAA
- a CDS encoding acyltransferase family protein, which produces MSLTQSNNPRRYDIDALRVLAFLCLILYHVSMLYVDGWGWHIKSDYQYQWVKFPMLLINQWRMPLLFLVSGIASSFLLRKIGPAAFINSRSDRLLIPFLAGVILIVPPQAYLQAIANGTIEQHFPGMNYLKFLSHYFTFQGWPAGSFDGSEFGFTWNHLWFIPYLFLYTIVLIPVSWVLRKSKIELAIRQAGAVTLMLAPVIIQIIWQLSLNDEKPISHALYDDGYAHAMFGSYFLIGYLLSDHVALWRVIVRLRWITLLSAVACYLTLLLFWFVIDTDGWLDHLEGVIATFNQWLWLLCVMGWAARLLNQPSSLLTYANNRIYPWYILHQTITIIVAFWLAKYSLGGLVEFGLVTLTTFAGCYILTEAVIARSNLLKIVFGMK; this is translated from the coding sequence ATGAGCCTGACGCAATCCAACAACCCGCGACGATACGACATTGACGCACTACGAGTGCTCGCATTTCTGTGCCTCATTCTTTATCACGTTAGCATGTTGTACGTGGACGGCTGGGGCTGGCATATTAAAAGTGACTATCAATATCAATGGGTAAAATTTCCAATGCTGTTGATTAATCAATGGCGTATGCCTTTACTGTTTTTAGTGTCGGGTATTGCCTCGAGCTTTTTGTTACGAAAAATAGGCCCCGCAGCGTTCATTAACAGTCGCAGCGATCGCTTGCTAATCCCCTTTCTAGCCGGCGTGATACTCATTGTGCCACCGCAAGCGTATTTGCAAGCGATCGCTAATGGCACCATTGAACAGCATTTCCCAGGCATGAACTACCTAAAGTTTCTCAGCCACTACTTTACATTTCAAGGCTGGCCTGCGGGCAGCTTCGATGGCAGTGAGTTCGGCTTCACATGGAATCATCTGTGGTTCATTCCTTATCTATTTCTGTACACAATTGTACTAATACCTGTAAGTTGGGTATTACGTAAAAGCAAAATAGAGCTCGCCATTCGGCAAGCAGGTGCCGTGACTTTAATGCTGGCGCCCGTGATAATACAAATCATCTGGCAGTTAAGCCTGAATGACGAAAAGCCGATCTCACATGCTCTATACGATGACGGCTATGCACACGCCATGTTCGGCAGCTATTTCCTAATTGGGTATCTGCTCTCCGACCATGTCGCACTATGGCGCGTTATAGTGCGGCTAAGGTGGATTACATTGTTGAGCGCCGTAGCCTGCTACTTAACGCTGTTGTTGTTTTGGTTTGTTATCGACACCGACGGATGGCTTGATCACCTAGAAGGCGTGATCGCAACTTTTAACCAATGGCTCTGGCTGCTGTGCGTTATGGGTTGGGCGGCTCGATTGTTAAACCAACCAAGCTCACTACTTACCTACGCCAATAACCGTATCTATCCATGGTATATCCTGCATCAAACTATCACCATTATTGTCGCATTCTGGTTAGCAAAGTATTCGCTAGGTGGCCTAGTGGAGTTTGGCTTGGTAACACTCACCACCTTTGCTGGTTGCTACATTCTCACCGAAGCTGTAATTGCACGCAGCAATTTGCTAAAAATAGTGTTTGGAATGAAGTAA
- a CDS encoding LytR/AlgR family response regulator transcription factor produces the protein MTLERYLAIRRYIEVGFWGALFSIIFVSETAVQIIDVNRLGLGYQAWEVICWEGTSIFTLLLLVPVLLFFDRRYPLRWSNLARAIPAHILFSVLFSALHVSIMVAMRKLIYWFNNSYYDFGNVAEQFVYEYLKDFRTYALSLALIYLYRHVVLRLQGEASLLSEPDVGLNAEPSEQPERILVKKLGREFLIVVNDIERIEASGNYVNLHIGDRVYPLRETMTKIEQRLNNKQFKRIHRSHIINLDYLQEIIPLESGDAQVVVKAGAILPMSRTYRNAVAEAV, from the coding sequence ATGACGCTTGAACGCTATCTGGCAATACGTCGCTATATTGAGGTGGGCTTTTGGGGCGCATTATTCTCAATAATTTTCGTTAGCGAAACCGCGGTGCAAATTATTGACGTAAACCGACTTGGGCTTGGCTACCAAGCATGGGAAGTCATATGCTGGGAGGGCACTAGCATTTTTACGCTGTTATTGCTGGTTCCGGTTCTCTTGTTTTTTGATCGGCGTTACCCGCTTCGTTGGAGCAACTTAGCCCGTGCTATTCCTGCTCACATTCTGTTTAGCGTGCTGTTCTCGGCGCTGCATGTGAGCATCATGGTTGCCATGCGTAAGCTGATTTATTGGTTCAATAACAGCTATTATGATTTTGGCAATGTGGCAGAGCAGTTCGTCTATGAGTACCTAAAAGATTTTCGCACCTATGCGCTTTCGTTGGCATTAATCTATTTGTATCGTCATGTGGTTTTACGTTTGCAAGGCGAGGCCAGCTTGCTGAGTGAACCCGATGTTGGTTTGAACGCTGAACCCAGTGAGCAGCCTGAACGCATATTGGTTAAGAAGCTCGGTCGAGAGTTTTTGATAGTAGTGAACGATATTGAACGCATCGAGGCGTCCGGTAATTATGTGAACCTGCATATTGGTGATCGGGTCTATCCTTTACGCGAGACCATGACCAAAATAGAGCAGCGTTTAAACAATAAGCAGTTTAAGCGCATTCACCGATCTCATATCATCAACTTAGATTACCTTCAGGAAATCATTCCGCTAGAGAGCGGCGACGCTCAGGTTGTGGTTAAAGCCGGCGCTATATTGCCGATGAGCCGAACCTATCGAAACGCCGTTGCTGAAGCGGTTTAA
- a CDS encoding DUF5060 domain-containing protein gives MFRPLSTKLFLVSVLLNCNLFAAPLALSQTPNKVIAPILLLMDDEVTATGPVRLSGEQRVWHTLTFDVIGPQASETGSPNPFTDYRLDVVFTQGAQEFVVPGFFAADGNASETSATSGAIWRTRFTPNKTGVWSYRYQFTQGNDVAINGGGTPVADLHGVTGRFNVSASNKSGRDFRGKGRLEYVGKRYLRHAGTQEYFVKVGADAPEGLLGYADFDGTLNQNGTDAGIKSFSKHVNDWQAGDPSWQGGLGKGLIGALNYLASEEQNAFSFLTYSVGGDSKTVWPFIAATDRLRYDVSKLAQWERVFSHADQLGLYLHFKLQETENDNGSSGLDGGDMGPERSLYFRELIARFGHHLALNWNLGEENTQTTEQRRAMAEYFYLNDPYHNHIVIHTYPNQQADVYPPLLGSLSRITGASVQTSYSNVHRDTLRWINESRDADANNVWVVANDEQGSANIGVPPDNGYQDSPESTPYAGTSVSQGDIRHETLWGNLMAGGAGVEYYFGYQQPCNDLNCEDYRSRDAMWDYNRYALQFFKNHLPFADMQSRDDLIDNADNSDNDGYCLAKLGEVYAIYLPDDKRVSLDLTNQTGTYEVRWYNPRSGGALMTGSISNINGGASRALGNPPVSSTDDEDDWVVLVKRT, from the coding sequence ATGTTTCGTCCTCTCTCTACCAAATTATTTCTGGTGAGCGTGCTGTTGAATTGCAATCTGTTTGCAGCACCACTTGCACTTAGCCAAACACCCAATAAAGTAATCGCGCCGATTCTATTGCTCATGGACGATGAGGTCACCGCCACTGGCCCAGTTCGTTTAAGCGGAGAACAACGGGTCTGGCACACGCTTACCTTCGATGTAATTGGCCCGCAAGCATCCGAAACCGGCAGCCCCAACCCATTCACGGATTACCGTCTTGACGTTGTATTTACCCAGGGCGCTCAAGAGTTTGTGGTGCCGGGCTTCTTTGCTGCGGACGGCAATGCTAGCGAAACATCAGCCACCAGCGGAGCTATTTGGCGAACCCGATTCACCCCAAATAAAACTGGAGTTTGGTCATACCGCTATCAGTTTACCCAAGGCAACGACGTTGCGATCAATGGCGGCGGAACACCGGTAGCCGACTTACACGGTGTAACTGGCCGTTTTAACGTGTCGGCGAGTAATAAGTCTGGGCGCGACTTCAGAGGTAAGGGGCGGCTTGAATACGTTGGTAAGCGCTACCTCCGCCACGCGGGCACTCAAGAGTATTTCGTTAAGGTCGGTGCCGACGCACCTGAGGGATTATTAGGCTATGCCGACTTTGATGGCACGCTCAATCAAAATGGTACTGACGCCGGAATCAAGTCGTTTAGCAAACACGTAAACGATTGGCAGGCTGGCGACCCAAGTTGGCAAGGCGGTCTTGGCAAAGGCTTGATTGGCGCATTAAATTACCTTGCCAGCGAAGAGCAAAACGCGTTCAGTTTTCTCACTTATAGCGTTGGAGGTGATTCGAAAACCGTGTGGCCATTTATTGCCGCCACCGACCGACTGCGATACGACGTGTCCAAGCTCGCACAATGGGAACGCGTCTTCAGCCACGCCGATCAACTCGGCTTATATCTACACTTTAAATTGCAGGAAACCGAGAATGACAATGGGTCTAGCGGTCTCGACGGCGGTGACATGGGCCCAGAACGCAGCCTGTATTTTCGAGAACTCATTGCACGCTTCGGCCATCATTTGGCATTGAACTGGAACCTGGGCGAAGAGAACACGCAGACTACCGAGCAACGACGCGCAATGGCTGAGTACTTCTATCTGAACGACCCATATCACAACCATATTGTGATTCACACTTACCCCAATCAGCAAGCGGATGTTTACCCGCCTCTACTCGGAAGCTTGTCGCGGATAACCGGCGCGTCGGTGCAAACCAGTTACAGCAATGTACATCGCGATACGCTGCGTTGGATCAACGAAAGTCGCGATGCCGATGCCAACAATGTGTGGGTTGTAGCCAATGATGAACAAGGTAGCGCAAACATCGGCGTACCACCTGACAATGGCTATCAAGACTCTCCTGAAAGCACCCCGTATGCGGGCACGAGCGTTTCGCAAGGTGATATTCGTCATGAAACGCTATGGGGTAATTTAATGGCGGGCGGCGCGGGCGTTGAGTACTACTTTGGCTATCAACAGCCATGCAATGATCTCAACTGTGAGGACTACCGCAGTCGTGACGCGATGTGGGATTACAACCGCTATGCATTACAGTTCTTCAAAAACCACTTACCGTTCGCCGACATGCAAAGCCGTGATGACTTAATCGACAATGCTGACAACAGCGACAACGACGGTTACTGCTTAGCCAAGCTCGGTGAGGTGTACGCTATTTACTTGCCCGACGACAAACGCGTCAGCCTAGACCTCACGAACCAAACCGGTACTTATGAGGTACGCTGGTATAACCCACGCTCTGGTGGCGCATTGATGACCGGAAGCATCAGCAACATCAACGGTGGTGCAAGCCGAGCTTTGGGCAACCCGCCCGTCAGCAGCACAGACGACGAAGACGACTGGGTTGTTCTGGTTAAGCGCACGTAA
- a CDS encoding transposase — protein MTVLGSVCERYNWVCHAYCLMSNHYHLLIETPDGNLSKGMRQLNGVYTQTFNQTNDRVGHVFQGRYKGILVEKQSYLLELARYIVLNPVRAHMVHAAGDWPWSSYRATSGISDAPKWLEVDWLLASFSGSKKNAIKSYRNFVMEGKGQPSPWAELRNQVYLGSSEFVTQMVALIDGDKDLSEIPSSQRRPKPRTLKQYFEQAQDRNHAIVTAYKSGGYTLKEIGSYFGLHYTTVSGIVKNYGVTTKIRWQYR, from the coding sequence TTGACCGTATTAGGCAGCGTGTGTGAACGCTACAACTGGGTATGTCATGCGTACTGCTTGATGAGTAATCATTATCACCTTCTCATTGAGACGCCCGATGGAAATCTGTCAAAAGGTATGCGCCAGCTCAATGGTGTTTATACTCAAACTTTTAATCAGACGAATGATCGAGTCGGTCATGTTTTTCAAGGGCGTTATAAAGGGATTTTGGTTGAGAAACAAAGTTACCTACTAGAGCTAGCTCGATATATCGTGCTAAATCCAGTGCGCGCTCATATGGTTCATGCGGCTGGGGATTGGCCGTGGAGTAGTTATCGAGCAACGTCTGGGATATCGGATGCCCCGAAGTGGTTAGAAGTGGATTGGTTGTTGGCTAGTTTTAGTGGGAGTAAGAAGAACGCGATTAAGTCGTATCGTAATTTTGTTATGGAAGGTAAGGGGCAGCCCTCTCCTTGGGCGGAGTTGAGGAATCAGGTATATTTGGGGAGCAGTGAATTTGTTACGCAAATGGTAGCGCTCATTGATGGAGATAAAGATCTTAGTGAGATTCCTTCATCTCAACGGCGACCAAAACCAAGGACATTGAAACAATATTTTGAGCAGGCACAGGATCGTAATCATGCAATAGTAACTGCTTACAAAAGTGGAGGTTACACCCTTAAGGAGATCGGCAGTTACTTTGGATTGCATTACACTACCGTTAGCGGGATTGTGAAGAACTATGGTGTTACAACTAAGATTCGGTGGCAATATCGCTGA